In a genomic window of Plasmodium reichenowi strain SY57 chromosome Unknown, whole genome shotgun sequence:
- a CDS encoding putative exported protein yields MHIYFYYNIYDNYKNSNFVLATCNNSNSRNLSKVMRKNNLILNDGKVRNNVSANRYNSKHMRSSHIRKEEHKDEIDEKKKFNNKNLEKTNNKKNNYSIINMNHCILSKILTRGELYHALNGVEEFTSRIDLFNIWNQELGINSDTVDILMEDLSLHLYNDLCHFDYVTLRDNESCHDV; encoded by the exons atgcatatatatttttattacaatatatat gacaattataaaaatagtaaTTTCGTGTTAGCAACATGTAATAATTCTAATTCAAGAAATTTATCTAAAGTaatgagaaaaaataatttaatattaaatgatgGAAAAGTAAGAAATAATGTGAGCGCTAATAGATATAATTCCAAACATATGAGAAGTAGTCATATTAGAAAGGAAGAACATAAAGATGAAAtagatgaaaaaaaaaaattcaataATAAGAACTTAGAGAAAactaataataagaaaaataattattcaataataaatatgaatcACTGTATATTATCTAAAATTTTAACAAGAGGGGAATTATACCATGCATTAAATGGCGTTGAAGAGTTCACATCTCGTATAgatctttttaatatatggAATCAAGAACTCGGTATAAATAGTGATACAGTAGATATTTTAATGGAAGATTTGTCGTTGCATTTATATAACGATTTATGTCATTTTGATTATGTTACACTTAGAGATAATGAAAGTTGTCATGATGTATAG